Proteins found in one Microbacterium sp. SSM24 genomic segment:
- a CDS encoding acyltransferase family protein: MTDRSAPPTTAPPTGPIARARRRVPFWDNARFACIVLVVLGHAVQRLTYDSDIALGLYLVVYAFHMPAFAIISGYFSKSDAPSRRQMARVITDILVPYVIFEGLWTLTKWIVEGRANPNITEPSWTLWFLLALGIFRLVLPYLALLRWPLLWTVLISIGAGYLPNIDSTFSLSRTLGLLPFFTLGWWLREHDVVERWRLLGRRPWWAFAAATGAFLVAGWAAWFFVDDWRAMNLREWLFYDDNYAAIGGTMWWAGGVRLALMVVAIVLSAAFFALLPRGSHWWTHFGQYTMYVYLLHSFVLYPFRESGALRDLDPTWLWLPIVIVASVLIALGLATKPVRRVFRPLVEPRPTWLFADRTLAGREGRRSDPTGSRRPREQQPRAQADPRQNG, encoded by the coding sequence ATGACCGACAGGAGCGCTCCGCCGACGACGGCACCCCCGACGGGGCCGATCGCCCGCGCCCGGCGACGCGTGCCGTTCTGGGACAACGCCCGATTCGCGTGCATCGTGCTGGTCGTGCTCGGGCACGCGGTGCAGCGCCTCACCTACGACTCCGACATCGCGCTCGGGCTCTACCTGGTCGTGTACGCGTTCCACATGCCCGCGTTCGCGATCATCTCCGGCTATTTCTCGAAGTCCGACGCACCCAGCCGCCGGCAGATGGCCCGTGTCATCACCGACATCCTGGTGCCGTACGTGATCTTCGAAGGGCTGTGGACCCTCACGAAGTGGATCGTCGAGGGGCGCGCCAACCCCAACATCACCGAGCCCTCCTGGACGCTGTGGTTCCTGCTGGCGCTGGGGATCTTCCGGCTCGTCCTGCCGTACCTCGCGCTGCTGCGCTGGCCGTTGCTGTGGACCGTCCTCATCTCGATCGGCGCCGGGTACCTCCCGAACATCGACTCCACCTTCTCGCTCTCGCGGACGCTCGGCCTGCTGCCGTTCTTCACGCTCGGCTGGTGGCTGCGCGAGCACGACGTCGTGGAACGCTGGCGGCTGCTGGGACGCCGGCCGTGGTGGGCCTTCGCCGCAGCGACCGGCGCGTTCCTCGTGGCCGGCTGGGCGGCCTGGTTCTTCGTGGACGACTGGCGGGCGATGAATCTGCGCGAGTGGCTGTTCTACGACGACAACTATGCGGCGATCGGAGGGACCATGTGGTGGGCGGGCGGCGTGCGTCTCGCCCTCATGGTCGTGGCCATCGTGCTGAGCGCGGCGTTCTTCGCGCTGCTCCCCCGCGGCTCGCACTGGTGGACCCACTTCGGGCAGTACACGATGTACGTCTACCTGCTGCACTCGTTCGTCCTCTATCCGTTCCGCGAGTCCGGTGCGCTGCGCGACCTCGACCCGACCTGGCTGTGGCTGCCGATCGTCATCGTGGCGTCCGTGCTCATCGCGCTGGGGCTGGCGACGAAGCCGGTGCGCCGTGTGTTCCGGCCCCTCGTCGAGCCGCGCCCCACATGGCTCTTCGCCGACCGCACGCTCGCCGGCCGCGAGGGGCGCCGCAGCGACCCGACCGGAAGCCGTCGCCCGCGCGAGCAGCAGCCCCGGGCGCAGGCGGACCCGCGTCAGAACGGCTGA
- a CDS encoding isopenicillin N synthase family dioxygenase: protein MSDLNLPILDLSELDRGPEAAARFRDDLRAATHEVGFFYLTGTGVTPELESRLHRAARTFFALPEAEKLAIENVKSPHFRGYTRVGGERTQGKVDWREQIDIGPEREAIPDPDAADFFRLIGPNLWPAAQPELQDVVSEWHDHLSGVARKLLRAWALSLGAPENYFDEHFGEPSTLIKIVRYPGKEDPTPQQGVGAHKDSGVLTLLWVEPGKGGLQVEREDGATGERHWVDAPPVPGAFVVNIGELLEYATQGYLVATNHRVISPRYPDDRISVPFFFNPALDKRLPLIELPAELAAAARGVTQDPANPIHALYGENALKSRLRAHPDVAAIHHADLVAARSASAS from the coding sequence ATGAGCGACCTCAACCTGCCGATCCTCGACCTGTCCGAGCTCGATCGGGGCCCCGAGGCCGCCGCGCGGTTCCGCGACGACCTGCGCGCCGCGACGCACGAGGTCGGCTTCTTCTACCTGACCGGCACCGGCGTCACGCCCGAGCTCGAGTCGCGCCTGCACCGCGCCGCGCGCACCTTCTTCGCCCTTCCCGAGGCCGAGAAGCTGGCGATCGAGAACGTCAAGAGCCCCCACTTCCGCGGCTACACGCGCGTCGGCGGCGAGCGCACGCAGGGCAAGGTGGACTGGCGCGAGCAGATCGACATCGGGCCCGAACGCGAGGCGATCCCCGACCCCGACGCCGCCGACTTCTTCCGGCTCATCGGACCCAACCTGTGGCCGGCGGCCCAGCCCGAGCTTCAGGACGTCGTCTCGGAGTGGCACGACCACCTCTCGGGAGTCGCACGGAAGCTCCTGCGCGCATGGGCGCTCTCGCTGGGCGCGCCCGAGAACTACTTCGACGAGCACTTCGGTGAACCGTCGACGCTGATCAAGATCGTCCGGTACCCCGGCAAGGAGGACCCGACGCCGCAGCAGGGAGTCGGCGCCCACAAGGACTCCGGAGTGCTGACGCTGCTGTGGGTGGAGCCCGGCAAGGGCGGCCTGCAGGTGGAACGTGAGGACGGCGCCACCGGGGAGCGGCACTGGGTCGACGCTCCGCCCGTTCCCGGCGCGTTCGTCGTCAACATCGGCGAGCTGCTCGAGTACGCCACGCAGGGATACCTCGTGGCGACGAACCACCGCGTGATCTCGCCGCGCTACCCGGACGACCGCATCTCGGTGCCGTTCTTCTTCAACCCCGCGCTCGACAAGCGACTGCCGCTGATCGAGCTTCCCGCCGAGCTCGCCGCTGCGGCGCGCGGCGTCACGCAGGATCCCGCCAACCCGATCCACGCCCTCTACGGCGAGAACGCGCTCAAGTCGCGCCTGCGCGCGCACCCCGACGTCGCCGCCATCCACCACGCCGACCTCGTCGCCGCCCGGTCCGCCTCGGCCTCGTAG
- a CDS encoding glycoside hydrolase family 13 protein has protein sequence MSAHPTTPPAALTPAWWTSAVVYQIYPRSFQDSDGDGVGDLRGVLRRIDHLAALGVDVVWFSPMYRSPQDDNGYDISDYQDIDPLFGTLDDLDEVVEALHARGIRVVMDLVVNHTSDEHPWFVESRSSIDSPKRDWYWWRPARAGFAPGEPAAEPTNWESFFSGSTWELDPGSGEYYLHLFSRKQPDLNWENPQVREAVYAMMRWWLDRGIDGFRMDVINLISKATGSDGSLPDGAVVRGRFGDAGPFTMNGPRLHEFLQEMHREVFHGRRDGLLLVGETPGATVEDGVLLTDPARAELDMVFTFEHMGLDHGPGGRFDRRPLDLRDLKATMARWQRGLESTGWNSLYWENHDQPRIVSRFGDDGAHRRDSATALATLLHLHRGTPYVYQGEELGMTNAHFAALSSYRDIESLNFADSAQGQGLLDEQQLVEALAFGSRDNARTPMQWDATAHAGFTTGEPWLQVNPNHVEVNAASERADAASVFHHYRRLIALRHDDPVVRFGDFRMLLPDDPDVYAFTRSLEGTTLVVACNVSGSPRSASIDELAAASELVLGNLPGEPAIHGGVVTLRPWEAVVLRVRGPID, from the coding sequence ATGTCCGCCCACCCCACCACTCCTCCCGCCGCGCTCACGCCCGCGTGGTGGACGTCCGCGGTCGTCTACCAGATCTATCCGCGTTCGTTCCAGGACTCGGACGGCGACGGGGTCGGCGACCTGCGCGGCGTGCTCCGGCGCATCGACCACCTCGCCGCACTCGGCGTGGACGTCGTGTGGTTCTCGCCCATGTACCGCAGCCCGCAGGACGACAACGGCTACGACATCAGCGACTATCAGGACATCGACCCTCTCTTCGGGACGCTCGACGACCTCGATGAGGTCGTCGAGGCCCTCCACGCACGGGGCATCAGGGTCGTGATGGACCTCGTCGTGAACCACACGAGCGACGAGCATCCGTGGTTCGTGGAGTCGCGCTCGTCGATCGACAGTCCGAAGCGCGACTGGTACTGGTGGCGCCCCGCACGGGCGGGCTTCGCACCGGGTGAGCCCGCCGCGGAGCCGACCAACTGGGAGTCGTTCTTCTCCGGCTCGACGTGGGAGCTCGACCCCGGCTCGGGGGAGTACTACCTCCACCTGTTCAGCCGGAAGCAGCCCGATCTCAACTGGGAGAACCCGCAGGTGCGGGAAGCGGTCTACGCGATGATGCGGTGGTGGCTGGATCGCGGGATCGACGGCTTCCGGATGGATGTCATCAACCTCATCTCCAAGGCGACCGGTTCCGACGGCTCGCTGCCGGACGGCGCGGTCGTGCGCGGACGGTTCGGCGATGCGGGGCCGTTCACGATGAACGGGCCCCGGCTGCACGAGTTCCTCCAGGAGATGCACCGAGAGGTCTTCCACGGGCGTCGCGACGGCCTGCTGCTGGTCGGCGAGACGCCGGGCGCGACCGTCGAGGACGGCGTGCTGCTCACCGATCCCGCGCGCGCCGAACTCGACATGGTATTCACCTTCGAGCACATGGGCCTCGACCACGGTCCCGGCGGTCGCTTCGATCGTCGACCGCTCGATCTGCGCGACCTGAAGGCGACCATGGCCCGCTGGCAGCGCGGGCTCGAGTCGACCGGGTGGAACTCGCTCTACTGGGAGAACCACGACCAGCCGCGCATCGTCTCGCGGTTCGGCGACGACGGCGCACACCGGCGGGACTCGGCGACCGCGCTCGCCACGCTGCTCCACCTCCATCGCGGCACGCCCTACGTCTACCAGGGCGAGGAACTGGGCATGACGAATGCCCACTTCGCCGCGCTCTCGTCGTATCGCGACATCGAGTCGCTCAACTTCGCGGACTCCGCACAGGGGCAGGGACTCCTCGACGAGCAGCAGCTGGTGGAGGCGCTCGCCTTCGGCAGCCGCGACAATGCCCGTACGCCGATGCAGTGGGATGCGACGGCCCACGCGGGCTTCACGACGGGAGAGCCGTGGCTGCAGGTGAACCCGAACCACGTCGAGGTCAACGCCGCCTCCGAGCGCGCCGACGCGGCATCCGTCTTCCATCACTACCGGCGACTGATCGCGCTGCGTCACGACGATCCTGTGGTGAGGTTCGGCGACTTCCGGATGCTGCTTCCCGACGACCCGGACGTGTACGCCTTCACGCGATCGCTCGAGGGCACGACACTCGTCGTCGCGTGCAACGTCTCCGGCTCGCCGCGATCCGCCTCGATCGACGAGCTGGCGGCTGCGAGCGAACTCGTGCTCGGAAACCTTCCCGGCGAGCCGGCGATCCATGGTGGGGTCGTCACGCTCCGCCCGTGGGAGGCGGTGGTCCTCCGCGTGCGCGGACCGATCGACTGA
- a CDS encoding carboxylesterase/lipase family protein produces the protein MADAVSPDHERPAAEVTTGRLRGARTEGIDRFLGIPYASPPTGERRFRAPEPPAAWDGERDAAAFAATAPQAPYPAALAKYLPTVDVPGDGFLSLNVWTPADRADRGPLPVLVWVHGGALTRGSAALAAYDGTTFARHGIVFVSLQYRLGQEGFAVLDGVPQNLGVLDQQAALRWVRREIAAFGGDPARVTVMGQSAGANTLTALLALPHAAELFDRAILQSGPLSAQSRDKAGRMTRAVAKRAGVAATRAGFAGVPASDLVIAQSEVSAGSSPLGRGPAVALSVGGEAVPVDPLAALLAGSSRDIPVLIGSTSEEYRLWFVPGGTVDRIGGWTLTLARLASRVPKRVVDAHRRRRPDASPGEILGEVVTDVLLRGPITRFADSRVDGPAPTWVYEFRWRSPVDRLGAAHAMELGFVFDRLDAPDSIALGGPDAPQMLADAMHGAWVAFAKGDEPGWEAWSSRRPVQAFDADGGHIDYAPRQDELSGLPER, from the coding sequence ATGGCGGATGCTGTGAGCCCTGATCACGAGCGCCCTGCGGCGGAGGTGACGACCGGCCGATTGCGCGGCGCCCGCACCGAGGGGATCGACCGGTTCCTCGGCATCCCGTACGCGTCGCCGCCGACGGGTGAGCGTCGATTCCGCGCCCCGGAGCCACCCGCGGCGTGGGACGGGGAGCGGGATGCCGCGGCCTTCGCCGCGACGGCCCCGCAGGCGCCGTATCCCGCCGCGCTCGCGAAATACCTGCCGACGGTCGACGTCCCCGGCGACGGGTTCCTCTCGCTCAACGTCTGGACGCCGGCGGACCGCGCCGATCGCGGGCCGCTGCCGGTGCTGGTATGGGTGCACGGAGGCGCGCTCACGCGGGGATCCGCGGCGCTCGCCGCGTACGACGGGACGACGTTCGCCCGCCACGGCATCGTCTTCGTCTCGCTGCAGTACCGGCTCGGTCAGGAGGGGTTCGCCGTCCTCGACGGCGTGCCGCAGAATCTGGGCGTGCTCGACCAGCAGGCGGCGCTGCGCTGGGTGCGACGTGAGATCGCCGCGTTCGGGGGCGACCCCGCGCGCGTCACGGTCATGGGGCAGTCGGCGGGAGCGAACACCCTCACCGCGCTGCTGGCGCTTCCGCACGCGGCCGAGCTCTTCGACCGCGCCATTCTGCAGAGCGGTCCGCTGTCGGCGCAGTCGCGCGACAAGGCGGGCCGCATGACGCGAGCCGTCGCGAAGCGGGCGGGAGTGGCGGCGACACGTGCGGGTTTCGCCGGGGTTCCGGCATCCGATCTGGTCATCGCGCAGTCCGAGGTGTCTGCCGGATCCTCGCCGCTCGGCCGCGGCCCGGCCGTCGCGCTCTCGGTGGGCGGCGAGGCGGTCCCGGTCGATCCGCTCGCGGCGCTGCTCGCCGGCTCGAGCCGGGACATCCCGGTGCTGATCGGGTCGACGAGCGAGGAGTACCGCCTGTGGTTCGTCCCCGGTGGCACGGTCGACCGCATCGGCGGCTGGACGCTGACGCTCGCCCGGCTCGCGTCGCGCGTTCCGAAGCGCGTGGTCGATGCGCACCGTCGTCGGCGACCGGATGCCTCGCCCGGCGAGATCCTCGGCGAGGTGGTCACCGACGTGCTGCTGCGCGGGCCGATCACGCGCTTCGCCGACAGTCGTGTCGACGGCCCCGCGCCGACGTGGGTGTACGAGTTCCGGTGGCGCAGTCCCGTCGACCGGCTGGGCGCCGCCCACGCGATGGAGCTCGGCTTCGTCTTCGACCGCCTCGACGCACCGGACTCGATCGCCCTCGGCGGGCCGGATGCTCCGCAAATGCTGGCCGACGCTATGCACGGCGCGTGGGTCGCCTTCGCGAAGGGCGACGAGCCCGGATGGGAGGCGTGGTCGTCGAGGCGTCCGGTGCAGGCGTTCGACGCCGACGGCGGCCATATCGACTACGCGCCGCGGCAGGACGAGCTCTCGGGGCTGCCCGAGCGGTAG
- a CDS encoding RecQ family ATP-dependent DNA helicase, producing the protein MSDDTPGDLHDEALAALRRLVGHDRATFHDGQFEAIESLVGDRARALVVQRTGWGKSAVYFVATLLLRRRGAGPTVLVSPLLALMRDQVAAAERAGVRAASISSANPLEWAEILSRLQNDEVDVLLVSPERLNNPRFRDDQLPALMARVGLLVIDEAHCISDWGHDFRPDYRRLRDLIVGMPAGVPVLATTATANERVVHDVEEQLGAGGVGVLTIRGPLGRESLRLGVLRLPDAATRLAWLLSHLGDLEGSGIIYALTVSAAEDTARMLREAGHEVRAYTGQTDPAEREDSERLLKENRVKALVATSALGMGFDKPDLSFVLHLGAPSTPVAYYQQVGRAGRASDRADVLLLPGPEDQAIWQYFATSSMPEQAKATAVLEELAHEGGPLSTIALEARVDIRRSRLELLLKVLDVDGAVARVQGGWVSTGVPWSYDAERYRRIAEARTREQQAMIAYENTTGCRMEFLQRELDDPAAAPCGRCDNCTAPWYPTDVAATQTAVADAAINRVGVLLEPRAQWPSGMDRLGIGLRGNIARDERLEPGRVLARLTDLGWGGTLRTVFAAGTPDAEISPSLAAACVRVLADWEWEARPAAVVAMPSRSHPLLVASLARTIAEVGRLPLLGSLVLTGTAPSGEGGNSAYRLAGVAESFLVEPQLAEALAALDGAPILLIDDLVDSRWSLTVAGRLLRRAGAGPVLPFALAARA; encoded by the coding sequence GTGAGCGACGACACCCCCGGCGACCTGCACGACGAGGCACTCGCGGCCCTGCGCAGACTGGTGGGCCACGACCGCGCGACGTTCCACGACGGGCAGTTCGAGGCGATCGAGTCGCTCGTGGGCGACCGCGCGCGAGCGCTCGTCGTGCAGCGCACGGGGTGGGGGAAGTCCGCGGTGTACTTCGTCGCCACCCTGCTCCTGCGGCGGCGCGGCGCCGGGCCGACCGTCCTCGTCTCGCCCCTCCTCGCGCTCATGCGCGATCAGGTGGCGGCCGCCGAGCGCGCGGGCGTCCGTGCGGCGAGCATCAGCTCCGCGAATCCGCTGGAATGGGCCGAGATCCTCTCCCGGCTCCAGAACGACGAGGTCGACGTTCTGCTGGTGAGTCCGGAGCGACTGAACAACCCGCGGTTCCGCGACGATCAGCTGCCCGCCCTGATGGCGCGGGTCGGCCTGCTGGTCATCGACGAGGCGCACTGCATCTCGGACTGGGGTCACGACTTCCGTCCCGACTACCGCCGGCTGCGCGACCTGATCGTCGGCATGCCGGCCGGCGTGCCCGTGCTCGCCACGACGGCCACGGCGAACGAGCGGGTCGTGCACGACGTCGAGGAGCAGCTGGGCGCGGGCGGCGTCGGCGTGCTGACCATCCGCGGGCCGCTCGGACGCGAGTCGCTCCGCCTCGGGGTGCTCCGGCTCCCCGACGCGGCGACTCGTCTGGCGTGGCTGCTGAGCCACCTCGGCGATCTCGAGGGCAGCGGCATCATCTACGCGCTCACCGTCTCGGCCGCGGAGGACACCGCCCGGATGCTGCGCGAGGCCGGTCACGAGGTGCGGGCCTACACCGGCCAGACCGACCCCGCCGAGCGGGAGGACTCCGAGCGCCTCCTCAAGGAGAACCGGGTGAAGGCGCTCGTCGCCACCAGCGCGCTCGGCATGGGGTTCGACAAACCCGACCTCTCCTTCGTGCTGCACCTCGGCGCGCCGTCCACCCCCGTGGCGTACTACCAGCAGGTGGGTCGCGCGGGTCGCGCGTCCGACCGCGCCGACGTCCTGCTGCTCCCCGGACCGGAGGATCAGGCGATCTGGCAGTACTTCGCCACATCGTCGATGCCCGAACAGGCGAAGGCGACGGCGGTTCTCGAAGAACTCGCCCACGAAGGCGGACCGCTCTCGACCATCGCCCTCGAGGCCCGCGTCGACATCCGCCGAAGCCGCCTCGAGCTGCTCCTGAAGGTGCTCGACGTCGACGGAGCGGTCGCGCGCGTGCAGGGCGGATGGGTGTCGACCGGAGTCCCGTGGAGCTATGACGCGGAGCGCTACAGGCGCATCGCCGAGGCGCGCACCCGTGAGCAGCAGGCGATGATCGCGTACGAGAACACGACCGGGTGCCGCATGGAGTTCCTCCAGCGCGAGCTCGACGATCCCGCCGCCGCGCCGTGCGGGCGGTGCGACAACTGCACGGCGCCCTGGTACCCGACCGACGTCGCGGCCACGCAGACGGCGGTGGCGGATGCCGCGATCAACCGCGTCGGCGTCCTCCTCGAGCCGCGCGCGCAGTGGCCGTCGGGCATGGACAGGCTCGGGATCGGTCTGCGCGGCAACATCGCCCGCGATGAGCGTCTCGAACCCGGCCGGGTTCTTGCGCGACTGACCGACCTCGGGTGGGGCGGCACGCTGCGCACCGTGTTCGCTGCGGGGACGCCCGACGCCGAGATCTCGCCGTCCCTCGCCGCCGCGTGCGTCCGCGTGCTGGCGGATTGGGAGTGGGAGGCCCGCCCGGCCGCGGTCGTCGCGATGCCGTCGCGCTCGCATCCGCTGCTGGTGGCGTCGCTCGCGCGCACGATCGCAGAGGTCGGACGCCTCCCCCTCCTCGGCTCGCTCGTCCTCACCGGCACCGCGCCCAGCGGCGAAGGCGGAAACAGCGCGTACCGGCTGGCGGGCGTCGCCGAGAGCTTCCTGGTCGAGCCTCAGCTCGCCGAGGCGCTGGCGGCCCTCGACGGCGCTCCGATCCTGCTGATCGACGACCTCGTCGACAGCCGCTGGTCCCTCACCGTGGCCGGACGACTGCTGCGGCGGGCCGGTGCCGGTCCGGTGCTGCCGTTCGCGCTGGCGGCGCGCGCGTGA
- the rpsO gene encoding 30S ribosomal protein S15, which translates to MPLESDAKKAIIEEYATHPGDTGSPEVQVAMLTQRIKDLTEHLKEHKHDHHSRRGLFLMVGQRRRLLGYLQDIDINRYRSLIERLGLRR; encoded by the coding sequence ATGCCGCTCGAATCAGACGCCAAGAAGGCGATCATCGAAGAGTACGCGACGCACCCCGGTGACACCGGATCCCCCGAGGTGCAGGTCGCGATGCTGACGCAGCGCATCAAGGACCTCACCGAGCACCTCAAGGAGCACAAGCACGACCACCACTCACGTCGTGGTCTGTTCCTGATGGTCGGTCAGCGTCGTCGTCTCCTGGGCTACCTCCAGGACATCGACATCAACCGCTACCGCTCGCTCATCGAGCGTCTGGGCCTGCGGCGCTAA
- a CDS encoding alpha/beta fold hydrolase, translating to MTTIDDALARDRALPDIDWRVFPEGTVHDRFAAPSGALARVRMGDPAAPRVLLVSGVAGSKEDFILLFPLFAAAGYRVESYDLAGHYGSVDAGPQNLDPPREHYDYRLFLDDFIAILEDGGGPVHVLGYSFAGLLAELALVERPDLFASITLMAAPPATGQVFRGVKHIGPISDMPPHRAAGLILWGIRYNLNRTPPLRIAFVRERMAVTQRPVIDDVVGLMMATPDFADDVAGIGIPKLIAVGESDLWPTEQHAAYAERIGAHVAVYPTGHAPCETAPHQLVRDMLALFAEA from the coding sequence ATGACGACGATCGACGACGCCCTCGCCCGGGATCGGGCTCTTCCCGACATCGACTGGCGCGTCTTCCCGGAGGGGACGGTCCACGACAGGTTCGCCGCGCCGAGCGGCGCGCTCGCGCGCGTGCGAATGGGCGACCCCGCTGCGCCGCGCGTTCTGCTGGTCTCCGGCGTAGCGGGATCCAAAGAGGACTTCATCCTGCTGTTCCCACTGTTCGCCGCGGCCGGGTACCGGGTCGAGTCGTACGACCTCGCGGGTCACTACGGATCGGTCGACGCGGGGCCGCAGAACCTCGATCCGCCGCGCGAGCACTACGACTACCGGCTCTTCCTGGACGACTTCATTGCGATCCTCGAGGACGGCGGCGGGCCGGTGCACGTTCTCGGCTACAGCTTCGCCGGCCTCCTCGCCGAGCTCGCTCTCGTCGAGCGTCCGGACCTGTTCGCCAGCATCACGCTCATGGCTGCGCCGCCGGCGACCGGCCAGGTCTTCCGCGGGGTCAAGCACATCGGCCCGATCTCCGACATGCCTCCGCACCGCGCGGCGGGCCTCATCCTGTGGGGCATCCGCTACAACCTCAATCGCACGCCGCCGTTGCGGATCGCGTTCGTGCGCGAGCGGATGGCCGTCACGCAGCGCCCGGTGATCGACGACGTCGTGGGGCTCATGATGGCGACCCCCGACTTCGCCGACGACGTCGCCGGCATCGGCATCCCGAAGCTCATCGCGGTCGGCGAGTCCGACCTGTGGCCCACCGAGCAGCATGCCGCGTATGCCGAGCGCATCGGCGCGCACGTCGCGGTGTATCCGACCGGCCATGCCCCCTGCGAGACCGCCCCGCACCAGCTCGTGCGCGACATGCTCGCGCTGTTCGCCGAGGCCTGA
- a CDS encoding MFS transporter codes for MARLRRDHFIDLRPFTTSPAFTRMWIGSTLAGLGGQLTIVAIMLHVYELTESTFAVAMIAVAGLVPMIVAGLYGGMLADAFDRRLVALVAATVTFGSTVILATLAWAELETVWWLYALSIVNSAANSIVMAARQAIVPRLLPRELLPAASALGGITVGIMVMAGPALAGLLVAFVGYAWTYTLDVVLMLSLFLGLWTLPRLLPEGDLVRPGLESLKDGVRFLRRASNIRLQFLLDIIAMTFGQPLALFPAIGAVLLGGGPITTGVLTAAIAAGAFLSSLFSGPVGRVRHQGLGIERAILVYGAAIAAFGLVLGAAALGWLAPEVVDATSPNLVLIALACATLAVAGASDNVSAIFRSTMVQAAVPDAFRGRLQGIFIVVVAGGPRLGALYAGTLATLTALWFPPLLGGFIILGLVAFLVRLSPRFRAYDAEHPEP; via the coding sequence ATGGCGCGCCTGCGTCGCGATCACTTCATCGACCTGCGGCCGTTCACGACCAGTCCGGCGTTCACGCGCATGTGGATCGGCTCCACTCTCGCCGGGCTCGGCGGTCAGCTGACCATCGTCGCGATCATGCTCCACGTCTACGAGCTCACCGAGTCGACCTTCGCCGTGGCGATGATCGCCGTCGCGGGTCTCGTTCCGATGATCGTCGCGGGACTCTATGGAGGGATGCTGGCCGACGCGTTCGACCGGCGGCTCGTGGCTCTCGTCGCGGCGACCGTGACGTTCGGCTCGACGGTGATCCTCGCGACGCTCGCGTGGGCCGAACTCGAGACGGTGTGGTGGCTGTACGCACTGAGCATCGTCAATTCGGCCGCGAACTCCATCGTCATGGCGGCTCGCCAGGCGATCGTGCCCCGGCTGCTCCCCCGGGAGCTGCTGCCGGCGGCGTCCGCCCTCGGCGGCATCACGGTGGGGATCATGGTGATGGCGGGGCCCGCCCTCGCCGGCCTCCTCGTCGCCTTCGTGGGCTACGCGTGGACCTACACCCTCGACGTCGTGCTGATGCTTTCGCTGTTCCTCGGCCTCTGGACGCTCCCTCGCCTGCTGCCGGAGGGCGACCTCGTGCGGCCCGGCCTGGAGTCGCTCAAGGACGGGGTCCGGTTCCTGCGGCGGGCCTCGAACATCCGCCTGCAGTTCCTGCTCGACATCATCGCGATGACGTTCGGGCAGCCGCTCGCGCTGTTCCCTGCGATCGGAGCCGTGCTGCTCGGCGGCGGACCGATCACGACGGGCGTCCTCACGGCGGCGATCGCCGCGGGCGCGTTCCTCTCGAGCCTGTTCTCCGGGCCTGTCGGCCGGGTTCGGCATCAGGGCCTCGGCATCGAGCGGGCGATCCTCGTATACGGCGCCGCGATCGCCGCGTTCGGACTCGTCCTCGGTGCGGCGGCACTGGGCTGGCTGGCGCCCGAGGTCGTCGACGCGACGTCGCCGAATCTCGTGCTCATCGCATTGGCGTGCGCGACGCTCGCGGTGGCCGGCGCCTCCGACAACGTCAGCGCGATCTTCCGCAGCACGATGGTGCAGGCCGCGGTGCCCGATGCCTTCCGCGGGCGCCTCCAGGGCATCTTCATCGTGGTGGTGGCGGGCGGCCCGCGCCTCGGTGCGCTCTACGCCGGCACGCTGGCCACGCTGACCGCGCTGTGGTTCCCGCCGCTGCTCGGCGGGTTCATCATCCTGGGCCTCGTCGCCTTCCTCGTGCGGCTCAGTCCGCGGTTCCGCGCGTACGACGCCGAGCATCCCGAACCGTAG